A section of the Amblyomma americanum isolate KBUSLIRL-KWMA chromosome 2, ASM5285725v1, whole genome shotgun sequence genome encodes:
- the LOC144118390 gene encoding uncharacterized protein LOC144118390 produces MASQAERADAACALHGFEDGVDWRLACFLEPLSWSQYCGCCVRVCSHMAMLPCCHVTCTGCNAQCSRTRYGCVLDTHASCQQDVAVRILSREHLAPRHIGCWNAEPGCKSSRLSFLVRQHQRK; encoded by the exons ATGGCTTCGCAGGCGGAAAGAGCGGACGCCGCTTGCGCACTGCATGGCTTCGAGGATGGCGTGGACTGGCGTTTGGCGTGCTTCCTGGAGCCCCTGTCTTGGAGCCAGTACTGCGGCTGCTGCGTCCGAGTTTGCTCGCACATGGCGATGCTCCCCTGCTGCCACGTCACCTGCACCGGCTGCAACGCTCAGTGTTCCAGGACGCGCTACGGATGCGTGCTGGACACGCATGCCTCCTGCCAGCAAGATGTCGCCGTCAGGATTCTCTCCAGAGAGCACCTGGCGCCACGACAC ATAGGGTGCTGGAATGCCGAGCCAGGCTGCAAGAGCTCGAGACTTTCATTCCTGGTCCGACAGCACCAGCGCAAGTAG